ACCTGGCCGCGCGCCTGCCGTACCTGTTCGCCACCTGCCGCTTCGCCCACTACCTGAAGTGCATCGTGCGCGACAAGATCGGCTCGTTCAAAGAGCGCGACGAGATGCAACGCTGGTTGCAGGACTGGATCCTCAACTACGTCGACGGTGATCCGGCGCACTCCACCGAAACCACCAAGGCCCAGCACCCGCTGGCCGAAGCGGAAGTGGTGGTCGAGGAAATCGAGGGCAACCCCGGTTACTACAGCTCCAAGTTCTATCTGCGCCCGCACTACCAGCTCGAAGGGCTGACCGTGTCGCTGCGCCTGGTATCCAAACTGCCTTCGGCCAAGGGGGCCTGAGGCTCGTCACTGTGGCGCCCGCACCGGCGGGCGTAGCTGAAACAGAGTGGCAAAAGCCACGAAAGGAGGAATGATGGCTGTTGATATGTTCATCAAGATTGGCGACGTCAAGGGCGAGTCCAAGGACAAGACCCACGCCGACGAAATCGACGTGCTGGCCTGGAGCTGGGGCATGAGCCAATCCGGCTCCATGCACGTTGGCGGTGGCGGCGGTGCCGGCAAGGTCAACATTCAGGATCTGTCGCTGACCAAGTACGTCGACAAATCCAGCCCCAACCTGATGATGGCCTGCTCCAGCGGCAAGCATTATCCGGAAGCCAAGCTGACCATCCGCAAGGCTGGTGGCGATTCTCAGGTCGAGTACCTGATCATCACCCTGAAGGAAGTAATGGTTTCGTCCATCAGCACTGGCGGTAGCGGTGGCGAAGATCGCCTGACCGAAAACGTCACCCTGAACTTCGCTCAGGTGCTGGTCGACTACCAGCCGCAGAAAGCCGACGGCGCCAAAGACGGCGGCCCGGTCAAGTACGGCTGGAACATCCGCCAGAACGTCAAGGTGTAACACCGCCCGCCTTGCGGGTACACAGCGATGCCCGGCACTGCGCCGGGCATCGCTGGTTCTGACCAGAACGAATTTCTCGATGGCGCGCCAGCCCTTGCCCACGCAGGAAGGGCGCGCCGAAGGATCACCGCAGTACAGCGGTGACCGCGCCAGTACAGGGACCGACGATGACTGCCGAACAATACCTGCGTAACGCACAGCTCGACGATGCGCTGAAGGCGCTGCAGGATCAGGTTCGGGCGCAACCCGCCAAGGCCGAGCTGCGGGTATTCCTGTTCCAGTTGCTGGCGGTGATGGGCCAATGGAGCCGCGCGCAGAACCAGCTGAAGGTGGCCGGCGAGCTGGACGCCGCCTGCCTGCCCATGGTGCAGACCTACAGCACGGCGCTGAACTGCGAAGCCCTGCGCGAGCAGGTGTTCGCCGGCAAGACCACGCCCGTGGTGCTCGGCCAGCCCGCCGAGTGGGTGGCGCCGCTGATCCTCGCCCTCGAGCAGGATGCCCAGGGCAATGCCGCTGCGGCCCAGAGCCTGCGCGACCAGGCCTTCGAAGCCGCTAGCGCGGTGCCGGGCAAGCTCGACGACAGCGCGTTCACCTGGCTGGCCGATGCCGACCCGCGCCTCGGCCCGGTGCTCGAGTTGATCGTCAACGGCCGCTACGTCTGGCTGCCCATGGAAAACATCGCCAGCCTCAGCGTCGAAGCGCCCAGCGACCTGCGTGATCTGGTCTGGCTGCCGGCCCAGCTGACCCTGACCAACGGCGGCAGCACCGTGGCGCTGATCCCCAGTCGCTATCCTGGCACCCATGCCAGCAGCGATGGTGCGTTGCGCCTGGCCCGCAAGACCGAATGGCAGGACAACGGTGTACCGCTCGGCCAGCGCCTGCTGGCCTTCGATGAGGGCGAGAAGGCGCTGTTCGATCTGCGCACGCTGAGTTTCGAGCACGGGAATGCTGCGGCATGGCCGACCTGAAACGCCAGGAACGCCTGCAGCCCGCCCTGCTCGACCGTCTGCTCGACGACGACCCGAGCAACCCGGCGGAGAGCGTCGACAAGCGCGTGCTGACCCTCAACCAGTTGCGCGCCTCGGTGCTGCGCGACCTGGCCTGGCTGTTCAACACCATCGCTCCGCTGACCAGCGACGACGAGGCCCTGACCCGGGCCGGCAGTTCGGTGGTCAATTTCGGCCTGCCGCCATTGGCCGGGCACAGCGCTTCGAGCATCGACATCCCGGCGGTCGAGCGCCTGCTGACCAAGGCCATCGCCGACTTCGAGCCGCGTATCGTGCGCTCGTCATTGCGCGTGCGCGCCCGCCAGGAAGCCGAGGAAATGAGCCACAACTCCCTGAGTTTCGAGATCGAGGGTGATCTCTGGGCGCACCCGATGCCGCTGCGCCTGCTGCTGACCACCGAGCTGGACCTGGAAACCGGGCACGTCCAGGTGCTGCCCGCCGACGCCTCACGGAGACGCCGATGAACCCGCGCCTGCTCGGTTACTACAACCAGGAGCTGCAGCACATCCGCGAAAGCGCGGAGGAGTTCGCCGGCGAATTCCCGAAGATCGCCAGCCGCCTGAGCCTGTCCGGGGTCGAATGTGCCGACCCCTACGTGGAACGTCTGCTCGAAGGTTTCGCCTACCTGACGGCACGGGTGCAGCTCAAGCTCGACGCCGAATACCCGACCTTCACCCACAACCTGTTGGAAATCGCCTACCCGCACTACCTGGCGCCGACCCCGTCGATGACCGTGGTACAGCTGTGCGCCGATCCCAACGAGGGCTCGCTGAGCAGCGGCTTCACCCTCGAGCGCGGCGCCTCACTGCGCGGCGCCCTGGGCAGCGAGGCGCAGACCGCCTGCGAATACCGCACCTGCCAGCCGGTCACCCTGTGGCCGCTGGAGGTCACCCAGGCCAGCTATTTCGGCAACCCGAGCACCCAGCTCGGCCGCCTGGCCGCCAGCGAGCCCGGCGCCAAGGCCGCCGTGCGGCTGCGCCTGCGTACCGGTGCCGGTTTGGCGTTCAACGCCCTGGACCTGGATACCCTGACCTTCTTCCTGCACGGCGCCGACGAGCAGCCGTTCCGCCTCTACGAACAGCTGATGGGCAATGTCTGCGCG
Above is a genomic segment from Pseudomonas argentinensis containing:
- a CDS encoding type VI secretion system accessory protein TagJ is translated as MTAEQYLRNAQLDDALKALQDQVRAQPAKAELRVFLFQLLAVMGQWSRAQNQLKVAGELDAACLPMVQTYSTALNCEALREQVFAGKTTPVVLGQPAEWVAPLILALEQDAQGNAAAAQSLRDQAFEAASAVPGKLDDSAFTWLADADPRLGPVLELIVNGRYVWLPMENIASLSVEAPSDLRDLVWLPAQLTLTNGGSTVALIPSRYPGTHASSDGALRLARKTEWQDNGVPLGQRLLAFDEGEKALFDLRTLSFEHGNAAAWPT
- a CDS encoding Hcp family type VI secretion system effector, which codes for MAVDMFIKIGDVKGESKDKTHADEIDVLAWSWGMSQSGSMHVGGGGGAGKVNIQDLSLTKYVDKSSPNLMMACSSGKHYPEAKLTIRKAGGDSQVEYLIITLKEVMVSSISTGGSGGEDRLTENVTLNFAQVLVDYQPQKADGAKDGGPVKYGWNIRQNVKV
- the tssE gene encoding type VI secretion system baseplate subunit TssE; translated protein: MADLKRQERLQPALLDRLLDDDPSNPAESVDKRVLTLNQLRASVLRDLAWLFNTIAPLTSDDEALTRAGSSVVNFGLPPLAGHSASSIDIPAVERLLTKAIADFEPRIVRSSLRVRARQEAEEMSHNSLSFEIEGDLWAHPMPLRLLLTTELDLETGHVQVLPADASRRRR